The Bombina bombina isolate aBomBom1 chromosome 12, aBomBom1.pri, whole genome shotgun sequence sequence GTGCTTGTGAAGCCCCGGTCTTTGTCTCCTGCTGCACATACAGGGGGTTATGAGATGGGGCTGGTGCTTGTGAAGCCCCCGGTCTTTGTCTCCTGCTGCACATACAGGGGGTTATGAGATGGGGCTGGTGCTTGTGAAGCCCCTGTCTTTGTCTCCTGCTGCACATACAGGGTTATGAGATGGGGCTGGTGCTTGTGAAGCCCCCGGTCTTTGTCTCCTGCTGCACATACAGGGGGTTATGAGATGGGGCTGGTGCTTGTGAAGCCCCGGTCTTTGTCTCCTGCTGCACATACAGGGGGTTATGAGATGGGGCTGGTGCTTGTGAAGCCCCGGTCTTTGTCTCCTGCTGCACATACAGGGGGTTATGAGATGGGGGCTGGTGCTTGTGAAGCCCCGGTCTTTGTCTCCTGCTGCACATACAGGGGGTTATGAGATGGGGCTGGTGCTTGTGAAGCCCCCGGTCTTTGTCTCCTGCTGCACATACAAGGGGGTTATGAGATGGGGCTGGTGCTTGTGAAGCCCCGGTCTTTGTCTCCTGCTGCACATACAGGGGGTTATTAGATGGGGCTGGTGCTTGTGAAGCCCCGGTCTTTGTCTCCTGCTGCACATACAAGGGGGTTATGAGATGGGGCTGGTGCTTGTGAAGCCCCGGTCTTTGTCTCCTGCTGCACATACAGGGGGTTATGAGATGGGGCTGGTGCTTGTGAAGCCCCGGTCTTTGTCTCCTGCTGCACATATAGGGGGTTATGAGATGGGGGCTGGTGCTTGTGAAGCCCTGGTCTTTGTCTCCTGCTGCACATACAGGGGGGTTATGAGATGGGATCTTGAGTAAAAAAGGCATTGGTTGTAAGCTCGGCCATTAAGTCGGATCACTTTACAGTGCACGTGTGTTTTATTGTACGTCGGATACACTTAGGGACATGCAACCATAATAAATGCCCCTTTTATAAAGCTATTACCATAAAATATAAATGTGCCAAATGCATTTACTGTATATCAAAGACCATGAAATCACTTGTGCAAATAACTTTTTAGGTAATAAGTAACTGCTATAGATCTGGTATTCTCTTGTCTGCTAACGTATTAATCGTTTTCTAATTAATAATAATCGTCTctaagaacctaatctctcccaatCTAAACACCAAAATAGGTCAAAGATCTCTTCCCTTTATAGTATTCACCCTTATTTCTAGCcccggtatttaaagggacagtacacttagGATTTGAATGTAACCTCTTTAGATATTTGcaataaaactttgcaatatatttcatttcgtttccttttcatgtaatttagctctgaaaactttTCTTATTCCCAGAAGTGAAAAAGTAcgcttttgcttcattctcttgctatcttttattgaagcagcagcaatgcactcctggtaaTCAGCTGAACACATTTTTAGCCAATTAAAATGTGCATACATCTCTAGCCATCAATCAACAGctggctcctgagcctatctagatatgattttcaacaaaggatatcaagagaatgatgtaaattggaaagttgtttaaaattgtattctctgtctgaatcatgagagataaaaaatttgggtttcatgtccctttttaattcattttcaattaaagggatatgaaacaaacattttcttttgggattcagacagagaataccattttcttattttatcaaattgactttgttcccgtgatattctttgttgaagagataacggGGTAGGTGtctgagcactacatgacaggaaatagtgctctagcaaatagatacaatttttgaaaaaacgctTCTATATAGTGGTGCTGAACTTGCGTCactgcttttccacaaaagatacaaagagaacatagagaatgttataatagaagtacattagaaagttgttttataattatccgctgtatttgaatcctgaaataaaatctTTGGGTTCCCTTTTAAGTGAACAAATGTCAGTATTGTGAGTGTACGTTATCATATGACTCTCGCTTCTGTTGTGTCATATgggttaaataactttatttgttTTGCTTCCCAGGAACCTGGCACTTGGGGGAGGTCTCTTGCTCCTTCTGGCGGAGTCTCGGTCAGAAGGTAAAAGTATGTTTGCTGGGGTCCCCACTATGGGCGAGAGCTCTCCGAAGCAGTACATGCAACTAGGGGGCCGCGTACTGCTCGTTCTCATGTTCATGACGTTGCTTCATTTCGACGCCAGCTTCTTCTCCGTAAGTCGTGTATCCGTTTATTATTAACCAAGCTTTACAGCATTAGCAATGAGTGCGCTGCCTTGTCATATTTAATCAATTGTGTACGGTAGCTTTTATTACAACAAAGGCATCTTGTGTTCCCTGCTACCAATGTCTTTAACATATAaatggttcttagtcatgtcatttctttttctcttattttttttatggAAGTTTTTGCTATTCCACTTACTATAGTCAATGGGTGGATATTCCTCCTTTTTACTCCGCCTATGTGAGTACGTATAAGCTGCGTTCTCAAGTATTTGACGATTTTTAAAATGCTTTATGCCAACAGGTCTATGAAAGAGCATCCGTTAGACATGTTAACCtttatcataaaaatatatatatatcgatcgcAAAACTTAAATTCATATTTGTATGTAAAGGATACCGCAGTATGAATATACATTGTTTGATAGGACAGCTCCTACAGCTGGATTGGCTGAGGTGTATACGCCTCTAGTCTGAGCAAGAGATTTGTTTACTAAGCACAGcagtatctataaaaaaaaagtgatttgtCTACTTTTAAATGGAACCAAAACCTCAATTGTTGATCAGTAATGCATGAGCTGTAAAGTGCCTGTGGAATTGCAGACAGCTAAACTTGTTGCCCATATAGGAACCTAGGCCTTGAGCAGCTTTTAGCTTTGCTGTACCAGCTCCTTCACTAAAGACCTTCTCTCGTATCTCACAGATTCTGCAGAACATTGTGGGCACGGCGCTGATTATCTTGGTTGCTATCGGCTTCAAGACCAAGCTAGCCGCTCTTACTCTGGTCGTGTGGCTATTTGCTATCAACGTCTACTTCAATGCCTTCTGGACCATCCCAGCATACAAGCCCATGCATGACTTCCTCAAGTATGATTTCTTCCAGACCATGTCTGTTATTGGGGGGCTGCTTCTAGTGGTGGCTCTGGGCCCAGGTGGAGTCTCTATGGACGAAAAGAAAAAGGAATGGTAACATCTCACCAGACCCAACACTGCTTGTAAATTGTACAATGTCTTGTATGAAAACAGAGTCCTGGTGAAACATCTGCCTGAAAGTTGTCCTCTAAACATCTTGTGCACCGCAGAGTTCTGCGGACTGTATGTGATTCTTCGTCATCGCTGAAAGTCCACCTGAGTGCGTTTGTCATTAATGCAGTATCCTGTAATCCTTTATAGAACTATTCATCTCCAATCTGCTTACCAGGCTTCCACCTGGTCAGCCATGTTTGTGGTAGCTCCATTTAAGGAGCTTAGTGGTACTGGGATAGTTAAGAGACTCTGTGGCAGTATACATTGCAGTATGTTTTTTGTCTGCAGCTTTTAGATATACCCTTTCAGTGCCTGATGATAATTTCTAACGGATATAATCCTCTGGCCTTGAAAGAGGAGACTGGAGGTTTAACAGCCTCATGAAGTGTGCTAATTCTATGCCTTGCAGTAGTGGGAACAATTACATAACTCTTATTCTTTACTGACAAAATGCAGCACTGGTATATGCGTGTTCTGAAATTATCCTCAGTTCTGTAAGGCAAAGTCCTGTGTTCCCTTGTTAAAGTATGGCAGTACAGTGCGTTAGAGTGCTTCGCTCGCTTTAGATTATCCCTTCCTAAGGGGGGGGGAAACATGCTGTGAAACGCTCCTGGAATTATTGTCTGTTGTCTTTAAATTGCGTAGAAGACCCATTTTACTACAGATTTAGGTCACATACATTTATTTGCAATATTCTGCACAAActgaaaatttcttaaaatgtacagaggTATCCGCCCCCTAGGAACTTTATAAAGAAGATTTTAATACATCATAAAGGTTgtaactctctcaaacttcacccCATGTCCTATTATAGTGCTAGGTCTTAAGTGTACATCCAGCAGATCTGAAAAGCaagggggggtgtttttttgtttagtttttttgagGGAAGTATTGATTGTCTACTGTGCACATTTTACAATTCTCTTTTTAAAGTCTGTTAGTTTGTGCTGTGTTTACAGTCGTCACTGTGAGCTATTAAAACAGaaggaaacatattttttttttgtattcactACACAATTAATGTTACACACATAGAAGTGAGACACAGAGCAAGACATTTCCccatttttttctaaacatttaattacgGGTTTAAGCTACAGATATCCAAATTtgatgctattatttaacaaatagGCAGCGTTTTTATGATTATATGAAACCAGTTAATTTACATGTGCTCAAGTTAACCCACATGCAGAGGGCCTGTGAAATCCTGCCCTGTTTACTGCCCATCAAAAGGTTCGGAATTCACTGGTTTTTAACAAACATTGAGAATCTTGTTACTTGTGTACCCATCAATGTGCTGCTAGTCATGACTTATTACAATGGAAACCCCTCATACAACAGTTCTGGTTGCTGTTCATATACCACTCAGTGctgaattattctttttttttgtgcTGTAAGAGATTAACCCATAAGCGGTACTCCATGTATACAATCCGTATGATTTAATAGTACCCTTCTTGATATGTGCTTATAAGTTACCTTCAGTGTGTAACAAATACAAAGTGGTTGTTCACTCACTAGAGAAGTGTTGTTGGAAGCACTGACATCAGCCTTAGATAATCACTTAGGCAGTTCATTTCAAATGCAAAGTGGTCCATCAAGGAAAAGGTGTGTGATTTTGTTTTTTGCATCTTCATACAATGTCAATCTGTACATCAGCGCTTGTTTGATTGCCAAAACCAATTTTATACAGGTGGATAAGGAAATGACTTTTGAAAGcgctattgtgttttgttttttttaaatattatttatcctTTATCTGTGCTGGTTTTCTATGTCACACTGTCCTGCAATGTGCTGCACGTCTAAAATAAAGATGGTTTATACAAAATGATCTCCCTGTACTGCAAACTAGGTCTGGACTTGTATGCGTTTTGTACTTCCGCAGGCTGCTTTTTATTCCACACTGCAAGATCTTCACAACTGTTCTGTATTTGTTGACTaaccctgaaaaaatatatataaaagtttttatcATTCTATAAAACAGATCTCTcgctattttctgttatttatgaagcatattaaagagacattaaagacaGATTTCTTATATCTGCACTGAATTGGAAAAGATGGACAAACGGtttaatattttacattaattGTTTTGTTGCAGTATTTTGTAGTCCAGAGACACACTCTTTGAGTTATCTGTCTGGTTTGTTGTAGCCAATAAGGAACAGATATAAATAAGGTTTGTGGTCTGGATCCTGTGGGCAGTGGATTCACAAATTTCAGAGTAAATTGCTGAAAAATCAGGCAAattaaagtgtgtgtttttttt is a genomic window containing:
- the SURF4 gene encoding surfeit locus protein 4 isoform X2, which produces MWFQWNEQRDYIDATWNCGYLLATIFVLLNLLGQLGGCILVLSRNFVQYACFGLFGIIAMQTIAYSILWDLKFLMRNLALGGGLLLLLAESRSEGKSMFAGVPTMGESSPKQYMQLGGRVLLVLMFMTLLHFDASFFSILQNIVGTALIILVAIGFKTKLAALTLVVWLFAINVYFNAFWTIPAYKPMHDFLKYDFFQTMSVIGGLLLVVALGPGGVSMDEKKKEW
- the SURF4 gene encoding surfeit locus protein 4 isoform X1, translated to MASNNIMGNAEDFVDQFLRVTKQYLPHVARLCLISTFLEDGIRMWFQWNEQRDYIDATWNCGYLLATIFVLLNLLGQLGGCILVLSRNFVQYACFGLFGIIAMQTIAYSILWDLKFLMRNLALGGGLLLLLAESRSEGKSMFAGVPTMGESSPKQYMQLGGRVLLVLMFMTLLHFDASFFSILQNIVGTALIILVAIGFKTKLAALTLVVWLFAINVYFNAFWTIPAYKPMHDFLKYDFFQTMSVIGGLLLVVALGPGGVSMDEKKKEW